Proteins encoded in a region of the Brevefilum fermentans genome:
- a CDS encoding class I SAM-dependent methyltransferase, whose amino-acid sequence MTVYNPFDDPEIAGKYEHWYHTSGKQAAHLEKQLLGSFLEKFPGTTTILDIGCGTGYFTNWYQKMGYQAYGLDRSFMMIKHSKRYENLPCCLGDAVALPFPDHSFDLVSYVTSLEFFPDVKAALREGLRVARQGMLVGAINRQSLLGLKYRKKGGPIWGHARLFTLGELKQMLEEILGTPFMMQSKTTLWPLFIKSSKLPWGGFLVLAVMDIR is encoded by the coding sequence ATGACGGTGTACAATCCCTTTGATGATCCGGAAATTGCTGGCAAGTATGAACATTGGTATCATACCAGCGGTAAACAAGCGGCTCACCTGGAAAAGCAGCTTTTAGGCTCGTTTTTGGAAAAATTTCCAGGCACAACTACAATCCTGGATATTGGTTGTGGAACGGGCTATTTTACAAATTGGTATCAGAAAATGGGTTATCAAGCTTATGGGCTGGATCGATCTTTCATGATGATCAAACACAGTAAAAGATATGAGAATCTGCCTTGCTGTTTGGGAGATGCCGTTGCGCTGCCTTTTCCAGATCATTCCTTTGACCTGGTGAGTTATGTGACTTCGCTTGAATTTTTTCCTGACGTGAAAGCAGCTTTGCGTGAAGGCTTGCGCGTTGCCCGGCAGGGGATGCTTGTGGGGGCAATCAATCGGCAGAGCTTACTGGGGTTGAAATACCGGAAAAAAGGCGGTCCGATTTGGGGGCACGCCAGGCTGTTTACCTTGGGAGAGTTAAAGCAGATGCTGGAAGAAATATTGGGTACACCGTTTATGATGCAAAGCAAAACGACACTGTGGCCATTATTTATTAAATCTTCTAAACTGCCTTGGGGAGGTTTTCTTGTTTTGGCTGTGATGGATATTCGTTAA
- a CDS encoding AIR synthase family protein, whose translation MSKFSLDVLNRCVFPLLKSDDPDVVLGAEFGEDVALTRVGGDILASHVDPIVGAVQGIGWLAVHVACNDIATCGAPPRWILPLVLVPDKEDETLVKNIMTEIARAAKEINVTVIGGHTGYSANLDRPLVAVTALGTLGGRKPILTRGAQVGDLILVTKGIGLEGTGILASDFGNTARSLGLTESDIDRARALMNNVSVIPEALLLAQHGATSMHDVTRGGLLETLLEIAELSGVGLQVDYESVPIPEIVDRFASAFNFDPLKMISSGTLALTISAEHIEEAQQQLDEKQIPYAVIGKAVPGKGVQLIKENQVIHYVDIRPEEDELARMWQEYSPD comes from the coding sequence ATGTCAAAGTTTTCTTTAGATGTCTTGAACCGTTGTGTTTTCCCGTTGTTGAAGTCGGACGATCCCGACGTGGTTTTAGGTGCAGAATTTGGAGAGGATGTTGCCCTGACGCGTGTTGGCGGCGATATTCTCGCTTCGCATGTTGATCCGATTGTGGGTGCCGTGCAGGGCATTGGCTGGCTGGCTGTGCATGTGGCTTGTAATGATATCGCCACCTGTGGTGCGCCGCCGCGCTGGATATTGCCCTTGGTGTTGGTACCCGACAAAGAAGATGAAACGCTGGTGAAAAACATCATGACGGAAATTGCCAGGGCAGCTAAAGAAATCAACGTAACCGTCATCGGCGGTCACACCGGCTACTCCGCTAATCTGGATCGACCGCTGGTGGCGGTCACCGCACTGGGGACCTTGGGCGGACGAAAGCCAATCCTGACCCGCGGCGCTCAGGTGGGTGACTTGATTCTGGTCACCAAGGGGATTGGTTTGGAAGGGACCGGCATCCTGGCAAGTGATTTTGGCAATACAGCGCGCAGCTTGGGGTTGACTGAAAGCGACATCGACCGTGCCAGGGCGCTGATGAACAATGTCAGCGTTATTCCGGAGGCACTTTTACTGGCACAGCATGGTGCCACATCCATGCATGACGTGACCCGTGGCGGGCTGCTGGAAACCTTGTTGGAGATCGCGGAACTTTCCGGCGTTGGGCTGCAGGTGGATTATGAAAGCGTCCCGATTCCTGAGATTGTTGATAGATTTGCCAGTGCCTTTAATTTTGACCCGCTAAAGATGATTTCCTCTGGTACGCTGGCGTTAACGATCTCGGCAGAGCACATTGAGGAAGCGCAGCAGCAATTAGATGAAAAACAAATCCCTTATGCAGTCATCGGAAAGGCTGTCCCTGGCAAGGGTGTTCAACTCATCAAAGAAAATCAGGTGATCCATTATGTTGACATTCGCCCTGAGGAAGATGAGTTGGCTCGCATGTGGCAAGAATATTCACCGGATTGA
- a CDS encoding radical SAM protein: MDKRVFGPVPTRRLGQSLGIDPVPLKTCNWNCVYCQLGRSQPVTNVRKEYFDPDDILSQVREALNAHAAGEIDWITFVGSGETCLHAGVGKLIRGVKSMTDLPVAVITNGSLLYLPEVREALLPADAVLPSLDAGSAHLYRRINRALPELSFERLVDGLIRFRQEYAGRLWVEVMLVKGLNDSEEALKDIAAVLTQINPDEVHIVTPTRPPVETWVEAPDEDGLLRARAILGNVAEIVHPATGAFDFSGAENLVDAIVSIITRHPMRESELKEALSPWSADEIRWTLEQLEHSGRAQIVERHGTRFWRAAGTYFPDLDRD, encoded by the coding sequence ATGGACAAACGTGTTTTTGGGCCGGTGCCCACTCGGCGACTGGGTCAATCCCTGGGGATTGACCCGGTTCCGCTGAAAACTTGCAACTGGAATTGTGTTTACTGCCAGTTGGGTCGCAGCCAGCCGGTGACGAACGTCCGCAAGGAATATTTTGACCCGGATGACATCCTTTCTCAGGTACGGGAAGCCTTAAATGCGCACGCGGCAGGAGAGATCGACTGGATCACATTTGTTGGGTCTGGTGAAACCTGCTTGCACGCGGGGGTTGGAAAGTTGATCCGCGGAGTCAAGTCGATGACAGACCTGCCTGTAGCAGTGATCACCAATGGGAGTTTGCTATATCTGCCCGAGGTGCGTGAAGCGTTGCTCCCTGCGGATGCAGTCTTACCTTCGCTGGACGCGGGCAGTGCTCACCTTTACCGCCGCATTAATCGAGCGCTCCCGGAACTTTCTTTTGAGCGCTTGGTCGATGGACTGATTCGGTTTCGACAGGAATATGCCGGGCGCCTGTGGGTGGAAGTGATGCTGGTGAAGGGTTTGAACGACTCCGAAGAAGCGCTCAAGGATATTGCCGCAGTGCTGACGCAAATCAACCCGGATGAAGTTCACATTGTCACGCCGACCCGTCCGCCGGTTGAAACCTGGGTTGAAGCGCCCGACGAAGATGGTTTGTTGCGTGCCCGCGCAATCCTGGGCAATGTCGCTGAAATTGTTCACCCGGCAACAGGTGCATTCGACTTCAGCGGTGCGGAGAATCTGGTGGATGCGATTGTGAGCATCATCACCCGCCATCCGATGCGAGAATCTGAGCTGAAAGAGGCGTTGAGCCCCTGGTCGGCTGATGAAATTCGCTGGACGCTTGAACAATTGGAGCACAGCGGCAGGGCTCAAATCGTTGAACGCCATGGAACTCGCTTTTGGCGGGCTGCAGGGACCTATTTCCCTGACCTTGACCGGGATTGA
- a CDS encoding DNA adenine methylase: protein MDIKSPLRYPGGKSRAIKKIIPLLPSFIEYREPFVGGGSIFISIKQKIKGNEYWINDLNIDLYLFWKYAKEKNADLVESVREKKKLYPNGKDLFSYYKENRENLSDFERAVRFFILNRITFSGTIDSGGYSEESFQKRFTESSIIRLKRIVEIIKDIKITNFDYESVVKTSGENVFIFLDPPYFSTKESKIYGKGGDLHANFDHFRFAKIMRECEHKWLITYDDCNEIRELFSFAHIIPWSLQYGMNNFGKASAKKGNELFICNYLNK from the coding sequence ATGGATATAAAAAGTCCGCTAAGGTATCCTGGCGGAAAATCTCGAGCAATAAAGAAAATAATACCATTGTTGCCTTCATTTATTGAATATCGTGAGCCATTTGTTGGAGGTGGCTCTATTTTTATTAGCATTAAACAGAAAATAAAAGGTAACGAATATTGGATAAATGATCTTAATATTGATCTTTATTTGTTTTGGAAATATGCAAAAGAAAAAAATGCTGACCTTGTTGAAAGTGTAAGAGAAAAGAAAAAATTATATCCAAATGGCAAAGATTTATTTTCCTATTACAAAGAAAATAGAGAAAACTTATCAGATTTTGAAAGGGCAGTCAGATTCTTTATTTTAAATAGAATCACTTTTTCTGGCACAATAGATTCTGGAGGCTATTCTGAAGAATCATTCCAAAAACGGTTTACAGAATCTTCAATAATTAGACTGAAGAGAATTGTTGAAATAATCAAAGACATAAAAATCACGAATTTTGATTATGAGTCTGTAGTTAAAACTTCTGGTGAAAATGTGTTTATTTTCTTGGATCCCCCTTATTTTTCAACGAAAGAATCGAAAATTTACGGTAAAGGAGGAGATCTCCATGCGAATTTCGACCATTTTAGATTTGCTAAAATAATGAGAGAATGTGAACACAAATGGTTGATAACATATGACGATTGTAATGAGATCAGGGAACTCTTTTCTTTTGCTCATATAATCCCATGGTCATTACAATATGGTATGAACAATTTTGGTAAAGCTTCTGCTAAAAAGGGCAATGAATTGTTTATTTGCAATTATCTAAATAAATAA
- a CDS encoding AAA family ATPase — translation MIKINYQIDRDEGDERVIYRPELLPTEFANVVYIKGPNSSGKSTLLNLIATGFFGQKLSEDELDEILRKKISSLLDIEHQRIAFEINIDNPIIGCVLSSRKLNPETTDISVEIMKDGKVRTLSSENFYREFRIIYDIPYNPLDRLPQILQDIKNAQVEIRDKIFSFKNKLNGLIVDIQNSKDLDRIEELQKEINQYLNQQQEIEYSLKVLEKHQRKVLEYYLTRFYIEYDRKVREYLTKIRELENELNNAEKEGRKSARDQSKIEKQLQNETLNVTELFHDCEILLTRLIKNKEKEHLNLWKGANIDKEITQSEVYSTLREETKYFIENFSTGYEYEKQVHSKDLDTIEVYRLLLSTIANIKYNDVTLPGSNQTIEVFRQRIIEDLQKYDSVVNKLKMYDEIIINLKEFEKALNRAISTFEKYKRLPKVGEIINGFDTPYLRNKLNDTKKIKEKFYNLANKFRTELINNQFDPSKAPERYFSLSFEADLKLYEQMNEQSLSDFLSENRKKINEKKEQLSRYKEVIKKKKEELILLNEREPHQYRAYLQKLEVFLRSVQLLERKFAQQFTKYINGVIEKKEIVDEQGKIYAHLLGNLLASKIGTLKHVDREYEVENVDIKAGIITTFDRKIIKFEDLGTGQGQAAFLLAKLAINDNRKIIALLDEVAMMDEKTLKPVKEKLVELYKEGKLLMAVIVQKSSDVEVENLV, via the coding sequence ATGATTAAAATAAATTATCAGATTGACCGAGATGAGGGAGATGAAAGAGTAATTTATCGCCCGGAATTGTTACCAACCGAATTTGCAAATGTTGTTTATATTAAAGGCCCCAATTCATCTGGAAAAAGCACTTTACTGAATCTTATTGCTACTGGATTTTTTGGACAAAAATTATCCGAAGATGAATTAGACGAGATTTTACGAAAAAAAATTTCCAGTCTTCTTGATATTGAACACCAGAGAATCGCTTTTGAAATTAATATTGACAATCCAATAATTGGGTGTGTTTTGAGTTCGAGAAAACTCAACCCAGAAACAACAGATATTTCTGTAGAAATAATGAAAGATGGAAAGGTTCGAACCCTCAGTTCAGAAAACTTCTATAGGGAATTTCGAATCATTTATGATATTCCTTACAATCCGTTGGATAGACTTCCCCAGATACTCCAGGATATAAAAAATGCTCAAGTCGAAATAAGGGACAAAATATTTTCATTCAAGAACAAATTAAATGGGTTAATTGTTGACATTCAAAACTCAAAAGATCTGGATAGAATAGAAGAGTTGCAAAAGGAAATAAATCAATATTTGAATCAACAACAAGAAATCGAGTATTCTCTTAAAGTACTTGAGAAACATCAAAGAAAAGTACTCGAATATTATCTAACAAGATTTTATATTGAATATGACAGAAAAGTAAGAGAATATTTGACAAAAATAAGAGAACTAGAAAATGAATTGAATAATGCTGAAAAAGAGGGAAGGAAAAGCGCCAGAGATCAGTCAAAGATTGAAAAACAACTTCAAAATGAAACGCTGAATGTCACAGAATTATTCCATGATTGCGAAATACTTTTAACAAGATTGATTAAAAATAAAGAAAAAGAGCACTTGAATTTGTGGAAAGGTGCGAATATAGATAAAGAAATTACTCAATCGGAAGTATATTCGACTTTGAGAGAAGAAACCAAATATTTTATAGAAAATTTTTCAACTGGTTATGAATATGAAAAACAAGTGCATAGTAAAGATCTGGATACAATTGAGGTATACAGATTATTGCTATCGACAATTGCAAACATAAAATACAATGATGTTACTTTACCGGGGAGTAATCAAACAATAGAAGTTTTTAGACAAAGAATTATTGAAGATTTGCAGAAATATGATTCTGTTGTTAATAAACTAAAAATGTACGATGAAATTATTATTAATTTAAAAGAATTTGAAAAAGCTTTGAATAGAGCTATTTCCACTTTCGAAAAATACAAGAGACTTCCTAAAGTTGGAGAAATCATAAATGGTTTTGATACGCCCTACTTGAGGAATAAATTGAATGATACAAAAAAAATAAAAGAAAAATTTTATAACTTAGCAAATAAATTTCGAACAGAACTAATAAACAATCAGTTTGACCCTTCAAAAGCACCAGAACGTTATTTTTCATTAAGTTTTGAAGCAGACTTAAAGCTTTATGAGCAAATGAATGAGCAGAGTTTATCTGATTTTCTCTCAGAAAACCGAAAAAAAATCAATGAAAAAAAAGAGCAATTGAGTAGATACAAAGAGGTTATTAAAAAAAAGAAAGAAGAATTAATATTGTTAAATGAAAGGGAACCTCATCAATATAGGGCGTATTTGCAAAAATTAGAAGTGTTTCTAAGAAGTGTTCAGTTATTGGAAAGAAAGTTTGCTCAACAATTCACAAAATATATCAATGGCGTGATTGAAAAAAAGGAAATAGTGGATGAGCAAGGAAAAATTTATGCACATCTTTTAGGCAATTTATTAGCCTCAAAAATTGGTACTCTTAAACACGTTGATAGAGAATATGAGGTGGAAAATGTTGATATTAAAGCCGGAATAATCACAACATTTGATAGAAAAATTATCAAGTTTGAAGATTTGGGTACTGGTCAAGGTCAAGCCGCATTTCTTTTAGCAAAATTAGCTATTAACGATAATAGAAAAATAATTGCATTACTTGATGAAGTAGCAATGATGGATGAAAAAACATTAAAACCAGTAAAAGAGAAACTTGTAGAATTGTATAAGGAGGGGAAACTGTTGATGGCGGTAATTGTACAAAAAAGTTCTGATGTTGAAGTGGAGAACTTGGTATGA
- a CDS encoding ATP-binding protein encodes MAWIVLGEENGKVKLVSKARSTEEIPGILPKGSYLTIEDNEAQSKFLLRVDESSQFEPFTPSPLIIEMGLSGLYADETCRNILTAYRVKNISKRTDGKIDFIRPRMVARRSTQEEVNFALGGHEEGPKVFVATIHGGENQLLVDEEKRLISTKLPVDMFFHQMQITGKTGSGKTVAMKYLAQYFVEKMKGAVLAINVKDTDFLMMDRPTNTNNESIKKEWEDLDEQPHGIDNCVIYYPANTQIHAFKNISYEITQRITLNVKEIEPEALTGILQNITEIGAQNLPDIFRYWRDEKKGETFSEFVTYFTEAQDNPYFETLNSRGDKSGVMLHKGTYNSIRRNLNSSLEFFDNQDANSLDFDDILSTGKMSIINVAGEKGIQFGSILLRHLLKRIVQAKSEKRSDIPILIIIDEVHQFYNTESSREALGVLDTICRTGRSQEIGVIFSSQNPGDLPKGISNVVNSKIYFRSDGISGAHFKISSDEVQSLKPGYALVNIHNIPQLKIIKFPLSLAGV; translated from the coding sequence ATGGCTTGGATAGTATTGGGTGAAGAAAACGGGAAAGTTAAATTAGTGTCGAAAGCAAGGAGTACGGAAGAAATACCAGGTATTTTACCCAAAGGCTCATATTTAACAATTGAAGATAATGAAGCACAATCAAAGTTCCTCCTTAGAGTTGATGAGAGCTCGCAATTCGAACCTTTTACCCCTTCACCATTAATTATCGAAATGGGATTGTCTGGCTTATATGCGGATGAAACATGCAGAAATATATTAACAGCCTACCGAGTGAAAAACATTAGCAAAAGAACGGATGGAAAAATAGATTTCATAAGACCTCGAATGGTTGCAAGGAGATCAACTCAGGAAGAAGTAAATTTTGCGTTGGGGGGGCATGAAGAAGGCCCAAAAGTGTTTGTTGCAACTATCCATGGAGGTGAAAACCAACTGCTAGTTGATGAAGAAAAGCGTCTAATTTCTACAAAATTACCGGTTGACATGTTTTTCCACCAAATGCAAATAACAGGTAAAACTGGTAGTGGAAAGACTGTTGCAATGAAGTATCTCGCACAGTACTTTGTCGAAAAAATGAAAGGCGCTGTTTTAGCGATAAATGTTAAAGATACTGATTTTCTTATGATGGATAGGCCCACAAACACAAACAATGAAAGCATTAAGAAGGAGTGGGAGGATTTAGATGAACAACCACATGGGATTGATAACTGTGTAATTTATTATCCCGCCAACACTCAAATACATGCATTTAAAAATATTTCTTATGAAATCACTCAAAGAATCACATTAAATGTTAAAGAAATTGAACCAGAAGCATTAACTGGAATATTGCAAAATATTACAGAAATTGGAGCACAAAACCTTCCCGACATATTTCGATATTGGCGAGATGAAAAAAAAGGCGAAACTTTTAGTGAGTTTGTTACTTACTTTACAGAAGCTCAAGATAACCCCTATTTTGAAACATTGAATTCACGAGGAGACAAATCCGGGGTAATGCTGCATAAAGGAACTTATAATAGTATACGAAGAAATTTAAATTCCTCCTTAGAATTTTTCGACAATCAAGATGCAAACTCATTAGATTTTGACGACATCTTATCTACAGGGAAAATGTCAATAATTAATGTTGCTGGTGAAAAAGGGATTCAATTTGGTTCAATTTTGTTACGGCATTTATTAAAAAGAATAGTACAAGCAAAAAGTGAAAAGCGAAGTGATATACCTATTCTAATAATCATTGATGAAGTGCATCAGTTTTATAACACTGAGAGCTCAAGGGAGGCATTAGGTGTTTTAGACACAATATGCCGCACGGGACGAAGCCAAGAAATTGGAGTGATTTTTTCATCACAAAACCCTGGCGATCTGCCAAAAGGTATTTCTAATGTGGTAAATTCTAAAATATATTTTCGTTCAGATGGGATCAGTGGGGCTCATTTTAAAATCAGTAGTGACGAAGTTCAATCATTAAAACCAGGTTATGCATTAGTTAATATCCACAATATCCCACAATTAAAAATTATCAAATTTCCACTATCACTTGCAGGTGTATAA
- a CDS encoding DNA double-strand break repair nuclease NurA, translating into MNRYMLDVKFDSTKVENLNKVLLQDGFHDRLNEVRKINPRVIQNPSVVEINIPFITKGGNLFLKRVDEDIAHTLNAEKGCSLAKQINFGGYDESKLRFLTLEGEAHVTTHAMDYFLDEEIVPICTITFYFYSRSKKITDTSKFIKFTEDISSESNLDYVTDRNQLIENFSLENAILFIDGPLIGGNISHYNIELVEKLHKKNIFPVFVVKNSDSNLIVDNMKELSYEYNSDLHWAYKTLKEGQRTSLFMYSDKYNNRFSKIFCYIKPFNYITPQRIEFHQSTFVFYKEFIPDLFDLIYYLLLLHGDKKNPQMRPIAIAEKYAREVMRTFDIEILLKSSSLIQTLDQTRFGG; encoded by the coding sequence ATGAATAGATACATGCTTGATGTCAAATTTGATTCGACAAAAGTTGAAAATTTAAATAAAGTACTACTACAAGATGGATTTCATGACAGATTAAATGAAGTAAGGAAGATAAACCCTAGAGTCATTCAAAATCCTAGCGTTGTTGAAATAAATATCCCATTTATTACAAAGGGAGGAAATCTTTTTTTAAAGAGGGTTGATGAAGACATTGCACACACATTAAATGCTGAGAAGGGGTGTTCTCTCGCAAAACAAATCAACTTTGGGGGTTATGATGAATCGAAACTACGCTTTTTAACCCTTGAGGGTGAAGCCCATGTAACAACACATGCAATGGATTATTTCCTAGATGAAGAAATTGTTCCTATTTGTACTATAACTTTTTATTTTTACTCACGATCAAAAAAAATTACTGATACATCGAAATTTATAAAATTCACTGAGGATATATCAAGCGAATCCAATTTGGATTATGTAACTGATCGAAACCAATTGATTGAAAATTTCTCACTAGAGAATGCTATATTGTTTATTGACGGACCATTAATTGGTGGAAACATTTCTCATTATAATATTGAACTTGTTGAAAAATTGCATAAAAAAAATATTTTCCCAGTTTTTGTTGTTAAAAACAGCGATAGTAATCTCATTGTTGACAATATGAAAGAATTATCCTATGAATATAATTCTGATTTGCATTGGGCGTACAAAACATTAAAAGAGGGGCAAAGAACAAGCCTTTTTATGTATTCAGATAAATATAACAATAGATTTTCAAAAATATTTTGTTATATAAAACCATTTAATTACATAACACCTCAAAGGATTGAATTCCACCAATCGACATTTGTTTTTTATAAAGAATTTATTCCTGATTTATTTGATCTGATATATTATTTATTGTTATTGCATGGGGATAAAAAGAACCCACAAATGAGACCAATTGCTATTGCAGAAAAATATGCAAGGGAAGTTATGAGAACATTCGATATTGAGATTTTGTTAAAAAGTTCAAGTTTAATTCAAACATTGGACCAAACAAGGTTTGGAGGTTAA
- the uvrC gene encoding excinuclease ABC subunit UvrC, translated as MQVNEHLQAILDTLPDKPGCYLMKNAQGRIIYVGKAVNLRARVRSYFHAGAHEQPKTQKLVSEIADIEWIVVGSELEALILEMNLIKRHRPRYNVRLKDDKRFPYIKVHWADPFPKITVTRQMVIDGSRYFGPYTSVWAVHQTLDLLRKIFPYLTCNREITVKDTRACLYYDIKLCSAPCIGAINQEDYRQLIDDLCQFLDGRTETVVQRLKQAMDAASEELQYEKAATIRDQLQAIDRVVERQKVVSSEQTDSDVIAMARADGEACVQVFFIRSGKLIGREYFILEGTEEEADQEVLAEFVKQFYAQAAFVPNTVLLPEELAEAKIISQWLKERKSGQKVEITVPHQDVNRELVEMAAENAVETLNALRTRWEADKNRQTVALTEIQEALNLSEPPNRIECYDISTTQGVASVGSMVVFEQGTPNKKLYRRFNIKSVLGQDDFASMEEVLTRRFRRWRTAYEAEKDVGKKPDPAFAILPDLLLVDGGKGQLSRAVAVLESYNLLDRVPIAALAEKEDELYIPGQHASITLERHSQGLYLLQRIRDEAHRFAITAHRKRRGQQGLASRLDVIPGIGPARRKALLNAFGSIEGIKQAPAEKIAEIKGITMELAQNIKLQLE; from the coding sequence ATGCAGGTTAACGAACATCTCCAGGCGATCCTGGACACGCTTCCCGATAAGCCCGGCTGCTACCTGATGAAGAATGCGCAGGGGCGCATCATCTACGTGGGCAAGGCGGTCAATTTACGCGCGCGGGTGCGATCTTACTTCCATGCCGGCGCCCACGAACAACCGAAAACTCAAAAACTGGTCAGCGAGATCGCCGATATCGAGTGGATTGTCGTCGGCTCTGAGCTGGAAGCGCTGATTTTGGAAATGAACCTGATCAAGCGGCATCGTCCACGCTACAATGTGCGCCTTAAAGACGACAAGCGCTTTCCCTATATCAAGGTGCACTGGGCTGACCCCTTCCCCAAGATCACCGTCACCCGCCAGATGGTCATCGATGGCTCGCGCTATTTCGGTCCCTACACCAGCGTGTGGGCGGTGCACCAAACGTTGGACCTGTTGCGCAAGATCTTCCCTTACCTGACCTGCAATCGCGAAATCACGGTCAAAGATACGCGCGCGTGTTTGTATTACGACATCAAACTGTGTTCAGCGCCCTGTATTGGCGCCATCAACCAGGAGGATTACCGCCAGTTGATCGACGATTTGTGCCAGTTCCTCGACGGACGCACGGAGACGGTCGTCCAGCGTCTGAAACAGGCCATGGATGCTGCGTCCGAAGAGCTCCAGTATGAAAAAGCTGCCACGATCCGCGATCAACTGCAGGCGATCGACCGGGTGGTGGAGCGCCAGAAGGTTGTCAGCAGCGAACAAACCGATTCGGATGTGATCGCCATGGCGCGCGCTGACGGCGAAGCCTGCGTGCAGGTGTTCTTTATCCGCAGTGGAAAACTGATCGGCAGGGAATATTTCATCCTGGAAGGCACCGAGGAAGAAGCCGACCAGGAGGTTTTGGCTGAATTCGTGAAGCAATTTTACGCCCAGGCCGCCTTCGTACCGAACACCGTTCTGTTGCCGGAGGAGCTGGCAGAAGCGAAAATTATCAGCCAGTGGCTTAAGGAGCGTAAATCCGGGCAAAAGGTCGAGATCACTGTCCCACACCAGGATGTGAACCGTGAACTGGTGGAGATGGCAGCCGAGAACGCCGTTGAGACCCTCAACGCCCTGCGCACCCGCTGGGAGGCTGACAAAAACCGCCAGACCGTGGCGCTGACCGAAATCCAGGAGGCGCTGAACCTTTCGGAGCCGCCCAACCGGATTGAATGCTACGACATCTCGACCACGCAGGGGGTAGCCAGCGTGGGCAGCATGGTGGTCTTCGAGCAGGGCACGCCCAACAAGAAGCTCTACCGACGCTTCAATATCAAGTCGGTGCTGGGGCAGGATGACTTCGCCAGCATGGAGGAGGTGCTCACCCGCCGTTTTCGGCGCTGGAGGACCGCTTACGAAGCAGAGAAGGACGTTGGAAAAAAGCCCGATCCCGCTTTTGCCATCCTTCCTGACCTGCTGCTGGTCGACGGGGGCAAGGGGCAGTTGAGCCGGGCGGTCGCCGTGCTGGAAAGCTATAACCTGCTGGATCGGGTGCCAATAGCCGCGCTGGCCGAAAAAGAGGATGAACTGTACATTCCCGGGCAGCACGCGTCAATCACCCTCGAACGGCACTCACAGGGACTGTACCTGCTGCAGCGCATCCGCGACGAGGCGCACCGCTTTGCCATCACCGCCCACCGCAAACGGCGCGGTCAGCAGGGGCTGGCATCCCGCCTGGACGTGATTCCTGGCATTGGACCCGCCCGCCGAAAAGCGCTGCTGAACGCCTTCGGTTCGATTGAGGGCATTAAACAGGCGCCAGCCGAAAAAATTGCCGAGATCAAAGGCATCACCATGGAATTAGCGCAAAATATCAAACTTCAACTGGAATAA
- a CDS encoding class I SAM-dependent methyltransferase — protein sequence MPGLGWLDVSDLDFNALLLLEPLHVVYLSERQPDAVMGTALAAHPAVSWYLAQVYPPIQAYLDRCLALANRHPTPEELRRAELAVLDTMQDWLIYILDPAGYDQLPFLGWDDDSLLTMIDFGDWVVLDVGAGSGRLTFTVAPYARAVYAVEPVARLRCYLWEKRTRLGFDNVYPIDGLITRIPFEDNFADILMAGHVFGEDFEAEYAEMWRVVRPGGTILLHPGTNASSENEAHKFLLSKGIAFDLFEEPGDGLKRKYWLRVD from the coding sequence ATGCCCGGTTTAGGCTGGCTGGATGTCAGCGACCTTGATTTCAATGCGCTGCTTCTCTTGGAGCCGTTACACGTGGTTTACCTGTCTGAGCGCCAACCGGATGCGGTTATGGGAACCGCGCTGGCTGCCCATCCCGCGGTAAGCTGGTACTTGGCGCAAGTCTACCCGCCCATTCAAGCTTACCTTGATCGCTGCCTGGCGCTGGCTAACCGACATCCCACACCGGAAGAACTGCGTCGGGCGGAGCTGGCTGTGCTGGACACGATGCAGGACTGGCTGATCTATATCCTCGACCCTGCAGGGTATGATCAGCTCCCATTCCTGGGCTGGGATGACGATTCGCTGTTGACTATGATAGATTTCGGCGACTGGGTTGTTCTCGACGTCGGCGCGGGCAGCGGGCGGTTGACCTTTACCGTCGCCCCTTATGCGCGTGCGGTCTACGCCGTAGAACCGGTGGCTCGTTTACGTTGTTATTTATGGGAAAAACGAACCCGACTGGGCTTTGATAACGTTTACCCGATCGATGGCTTGATCACGCGCATTCCTTTTGAGGATAATTTCGCTGATATCCTGATGGCTGGGCACGTCTTCGGCGAGGATTTCGAAGCTGAATACGCGGAAATGTGGCGCGTGGTGCGCCCGGGTGGCACGATTTTGCTGCATCCAGGCACGAATGCCAGCTCTGAAAATGAAGCCCACAAATTTCTTCTGTCCAAAGGGATCGCTTTCGATCTTTTTGAAGAGCCCGGTGACGGACTCAAACGTAAATACTGGCTGAGAGTTGATTAA